One Pseudorasbora parva isolate DD20220531a chromosome 4, ASM2467924v1, whole genome shotgun sequence genomic region harbors:
- the ppp2r2ca gene encoding protein phosphatase 2, regulatory subunit B, gamma a encodes MGEDSESPKINHSFLRDYVTEADVISTVEFNQTGDLLATGDKGGRVVIFQRETESKGECEELGESGEYNVYSTFQSHEPDFDYLKSLEIEEKINKIRWLPQQNAAHFLLSTNDKTIKLWKVSERDKRPEGYNLKDEEGRIKDVSTVTSLRVPVLKPTDLMVEVRPRRIFANGHTYHVNSISVNSDGETYLSADDLRINMWHLDITDRSFNIVDIKPANMEDLTEVITAAEFHPHHCHLFVYSSSKGTLRLCDMRDSALCDKHSKIFEEPEDPGNRSFFSEIISSVSDVKFSHSGRYLLTRDYLTVKVWDLNMEKGPVETYQVHEYLRSKLCSLYENDCIFDKFECVWNSTDSVIMTGAYNSFFRMFDRETGRGVTLEAWRESSKPRAVLRTRRVYTGGRRRRGDVGVDSLDFTKKILHMAWHPAENIIAIAATNNLYIFQDRVNAENQ; translated from the exons ATGGGTGAGGACAGTGAGAGCCCCAAAATCAATCACAGCTTCCTCCGAGACTATGTCACAGAAG CTGATGTCATTTCTACAGTGGAGTTTAACCAGACGGGGGATCTGCTGGCCACAGGGGATAAGGGGGGGAGAGTGGTCATCTtccagagagagacagag TCTAAAGGTGAATGTGAGGAGCTGGGAGAATCGGGTGAGTATAATGTCTACAGTACATTCCAGAGTCACGAACCGGACTTTGACTATCTGAAGAGTTTGGAAATTGAGGAGAAGATCAATAAGATCCGCTGGCTTCCACAGCAAAACGCTGCCCATTTTCTCCTCTCTACCAACG ACAAAACGATAAAGCTATGGAAGGTCAGCGAGAGAGACAAGCGGCCAGAGGGCTACAATCTGAAGGACGAAGAAGGGCGAATAAAGGACGTCTCCACAGTAACCTCATTACGG GTGCCGGTCCTGAAGCCCACTGACCTGATGGTTGAAGTGCGGCCGAGGAGGATCTTTGCTAACGGCCACACCTACCACGTCAACTCCATCTCAGTCAATAGCGATGGCGAGACATATCTGTCTGCTGATGATCTCAGGATCAATATGTGGCACCTGGACATCACTGACCGAAGCTTCA ACATTGTGGACATTAAGCCTGCCAATATGGAGGACCTGACCGAGGTGATAACAGCTGCAGAGTTCCACCCACATCACTGCCACCTGTTTGTATACAGCAGCAGTAAAGGCACACTGCGCCTCTGTGACATGAGAGATTCGGCCCTCTGTGACAAGCACTCCAAAA TATTTGAGGAGCCAGAAGATCCGGGCAATCGATCTTTCTTCTCTGAGATCATCTCTTCAGTTTCTGATGTTAAGTTCAGCCATAGTGGACGTTATCTGCTCACCAGAGACTACTTGACTGTCAAAGTATGGGACCTCAACATGGAGAAGGGCCCAGTGGAGACCTACCAA GTTCATGAGTACCTAAGAAGTAAACTCTGCTCTTTGTATGAAAATGACTGCATCTTTGACAAGTTTGAATGTGTCTGGAACAGCACAGACAG TGTAATCATGACAGGAGCGTATAACAGTTTTTTCCGGATGTTTGATCGTGAGACCGGTCGCGGTGTAACCCTTGAGGCATGGCGTGAGAGCAGTAAACCACGCGCCGTGCTGCGGACTCGGCGCGTTTACACCGGGGGCCGCCGTCGAAGGGGTGACGTGGGTGTGGACAGTCTGGACTTTACTAAAAAGATTCTGCACATGGCTTGGCACCCAGCTGAAAACATCATCGCCATAGCAGCCACTAACAACCTCTATATCTTTCAGGACAGGGTTAACGCAGAAAACCAGTGA